In Elusimicrobiota bacterium, the genomic stretch TTCCCGGTCCCGGGTCACCTTGGCCACGATTGAGGCGGCCATGCAAGCCACATACGTCGCGTCCGCCTTGTTTTCGAGAATGATATGCGGGCTTGGGGCTTCTTCGGTCCAGCCGACCACGAAGCGTAAATGACACAGCAGCTTGGGGATGCCTTCCGGCGGCACGGGCGCGTCCCAAATCAGGATTTGAGGCTTAAAGCGCTGGGTTAAGTCGCGCACGCCTAAAAGCTCCAGGCGGTTGATATTTTCCCGGTCGATATCTTTGGGCGTAAAGACGACGCTTTGATAAGAGAATCCGTTCATGGCTTCGTAAATGCGTTCCCGCTCACCGGGCGAAAGCTTTTTGGAGTCATCGACGCCCAATGCTTTGAGGCGTTCCAATTCCTCGCGATCCCTTAAAAAGAACCCGGATAAAACCATGGGCCCCATCAGCGAACCCCGTCCTGCTTCATCAACGCCTAGGGTGAATTTTGCCGGCTGCATGGAAGCTGCTTTTTATCAAATTTTTCTTTATGATAAATCCATGCGCGCAGCGATTGTCGGCGCTTCGGGGTTGTTGGGCCGCGCTTTGCTTGACGTTGCCGGGCAGGCAGGTTTAGATTGGGAAATCGCCGCCTTTTCCAGAAAACAGCCCGGGGCAATGCTTCCGGGTGTTGTTTGGAAACCGCTCGATATCGGAGATTGCGATTTGGTCCGCGCCGCCATCACCCGTCAAAATCCCGACGTGGTGATTCATTTGGCCGCTTTAAGAAGCCCGGATGAATGCGAGAAGAATCCCGAAGAAGCTTATCGCGTCAATTATTTAGGAACGAGGAACGTGGCGTTAGCCTGCGACCGTTTTGATACCGAGCTTTGTTTCGTTTCCAGCGATCAGGTCTTTTACGGTTTGGATGCGCGCTGCGTTCACGGCGAGGACGACCCGCCTAAAGCCGCCAATGTTTATGGAGAAACGAAAATTTTAGCCGAACGTTATATCCAGGCTCATTTGCGCCGTTATTTTATTGTGCGCACCGGGAAAATGTTCGGCGGCCCCAACGACACCTTCAGTTTCATTAACAACGCCTTTGCGGCTCTGCGCGCCGGCTCATCCATGCGCTGCGCCGTTGATTGGGCCGCGCATGCGACGCATGCGGCCTTCGTAGCCCAGGCCATCATCAAGCTCTTGAACCGTAAGACGTACGGAATTTATCATGCGGTGAGCCCGGGCGTTCCCAATTATCTTGAAATCGCCCAATATTTGGCGGACACCATCGGCGCTCCCCGGCATTTAGCCGCGCCCTCGACCAGACAGGAATTGAATTTGTCCGCCGGACGCCCCGAGCGCCTGGAGCTTTCGGATCGCCTGTGGCGCCATGATTTCGGCGGCCCGCTGCCGGATTGGAAAGAAGGGATGCGGCTTTTTTTCCGGGAACGCCTGGCTCAGGCACCCAAGCGGTAACGCTTGGCATTGCTGATCGAGATAACCTCAAAAATCATATTTTTGGCGCCGAGGCGTTTTTTAAATCCTTCCAGCGCGTTTAGGTAATGGCGGCCTTGAAGGCGATGCTCTTGGGCGGACGCGGCTTCTGTTTTGTAATCCGCCACAACAATAAGGCCCGGGGCTTCTTCGTAAATCAAATCCACGCGGCCGACAATCAAAGAGTCGCCGGCAGCATAGGCGACGGGCAGCTCGCGCGCGAGAAGCCGCCGGCCTGATATCTCACGCCATAAGTCCGATTGAAGAAATACGCCGAGGGCCGCAAGCGCTTCTTC encodes the following:
- the rnhB gene encoding ribonuclease HII, with amino-acid sequence MQPAKFTLGVDEAGRGSLMGPMVLSGFFLRDREELERLKALGVDDSKKLSPGERERIYEAMNGFSYQSVVFTPKDIDRENINRLELLGVRDLTQRFKPQILIWDAPVPPEGIPKLLCHLRFVVGWTEEAPSPHIILENKADATYVACMAASIVAKVTRDREIARLRQTLGDFGSGYPSDPKTRAFIANVNGGWEAIAPHVRHKWSTLKKISDLKSQASDSQQQTLCAA
- a CDS encoding SDR family oxidoreductase, translated to MRAAIVGASGLLGRALLDVAGQAGLDWEIAAFSRKQPGAMLPGVVWKPLDIGDCDLVRAAITRQNPDVVIHLAALRSPDECEKNPEEAYRVNYLGTRNVALACDRFDTELCFVSSDQVFYGLDARCVHGEDDPPKAANVYGETKILAERYIQAHLRRYFIVRTGKMFGGPNDTFSFINNAFAALRAGSSMRCAVDWAAHATHAAFVAQAIIKLLNRKTYGIYHAVSPGVPNYLEIAQYLADTIGAPRHLAAPSTRQELNLSAGRPERLELSDRLWRHDFGGPLPDWKEGMRLFFRERLAQAPKR